The Flavobacterium johnsoniae UW101 genomic interval ATATTATTTCAAATCATCGGAATCGGTTCTGCATCAGGATTATTTTACAACAATGATGCCCTTTACATTATTGGCGACAACAGCGGATTTTTATACGAATACAACATGCAGAATCAGCAGTTGAATCAGCATGCTTTAATTGATAATCCAACGCAGAATATCCCCAAAAATTTAAAACCAGATTTTGAATCTTTAACACATCACAACGATACGCTTTATGTTTTTGGTTCCGGCTCTACCGAAAACCGAAACAAAATGATTGAGTTTGATATTAAAAATAAAAACGTTTTACAAAAAAACAATTTAGTCGATTTATATGCCGTAATGCAGAATTTCGGTTCAATAAAACCAGAAGATTTTAATCTGGAAGGAGCTGTCTTTGATGGTGAAAACTGGTATTTATTTAACCGCGGAAATGGCGTATCAAATAAAAACACCATTTTTACCATTCACGCCAAAAGTCTCGGTGATGAATTTGCTTTGGTTGCGACCAATTATAAACTTCCAAAAATAAAAGGCATTCGTTCCAGTTTTACTGATGCTGTTTTAGTCGAAGACAAAATCTATTTTCTTTCAACCGTCGAAAACACAAAATCAACTTATGATGATGGTGAAATTTTAGGAAGCTTTATTGGCAGAATTGATCTTAAAACGATGAAAATTGATTTTACTCAAAAAATTACTTCAACTAATAAATTTGAAGGTTTGACTTTCTATAAAAAAGAAAACAATAAAATCGAGTTTTTACTTTGCGAGGATAATGATACGGAATTGTTAGAAACCAAAATTTTCAAATTGACTCTTCCAATTAAATAAAATGTAACATTTTTCTTAAAATAACGTCTTTTATACCAAAACCAAGAACCAATAATTATAAATTTATTTAAAAATAATGATCAAAAAAACCGCTTTCGCTCTTTTAGTTTTTATTACAAGTCAAGCTTCACAAGCCCAGTACAAATACCCTGCAACTCCTGAACGTCCTGTTGTAGAGGATTATTTTGGAACAAAAATCACAGATTCATACAGATGGCTTGAAGACATGAACAATCCTGAAGTTCAAAAATGGTTCAAAGACGAATCGGATTATACCAACTCTATTGTGAAAACAATTTCTGGACGTGATGCTCTTTTTAACAGAATGAAAGAAATTCAAGCTTTGAGTGGAGATCAATACGGAACTATTAGACAAGTTGGAGATATTTATTACTATACAAAAAATAAAAAGAAAGAAAACATATATAAATTGTATTTCCGTAAAAATAGAAACGGAGCTGAAATTTTATTATTAGATCCCAGCACAATAACTAAAGGTGCCACTATAACCAGTTTTAATATTAGTCCTGACAATAAAAAATTGGCAGTAACTATATCTGAAGATGGCGCAGAAGTTTGCGATCTTAAAATTATGGATCTTGAATCAAAAAAATTCCTCTCAGATAAACTTACGCCTGTTTGGAGCGAATTCCCTTTTGAATTTACTCCAGACAGTAAAGCCATAACCTACACTCAAATGGTCACTAGAAATAATACAAGTGACGATTTTTTGAAGAACATGAAATCGCTTATACATGTAATTGGCACTGATCCCAAAACAGATAAAATACTTGCTTCAAAAGAAAACAATCCTGAGTTAGAAATTTTAGCGGCACAATTTCCTTCTGTTAAGCTTCCTGATGATTATTCGTATGTCATTTTGGATATTGGATCTACAAAAAATGAAGAATTTTCTTTTTATGCCCCGTTTTCAGAACTGGGAAAATCAAAAATTAATTGGAAACCATTAATAAAATATGAAGATGAAATAACTGACAGCCAAATTATTGGCGACAAAATATTTTTCCTTACTCATAAAAATACACCTAATTATAAACTAGCATATACAAGTCTAAAAAATCCAGATTTCAACAATCCAACGATTCTTGTTCCTGAAAGCAATAAAATAGTACGAAGATTAAGAAAGTCTAAAAACTTCATTTACTATAATTTGAGTGACGGAATCAATCAGGAAATTTTTCAACTTAATGCCAAAACTTTAGAAATCAAAAAGATTCCAATACCTGCGGGTTCTAATGCCGGATATCCACTAAGTCCACGTTACAACGATGATCTGATGCTTTTTAACAATGGCTGGGTTACACCATCAACAGATTATGATTATAACGGCTTAACAGGTAAATTAGAAAAAAGCAAAGAATTAACATCTAATGGTACATTCCCTGACTTTAGCAAAGATTATGTTGTAAAAGAAATAGAAGTACCAAGTCATGATGGAGTAATGGTGCCTTTATCTATAATTTATCCTAAAAACATCAAAATGGATGGTTCTACATCTTGCTTTATTACAGGATATGGTGCCTATGGAATTAGCCAATATCCGTATTTTGTCGGCCCTAGTTTAATGACTTTATTAGAACAGCATACTATTGTAGCTTTTACACACATAAGAGGCGGAGGTGAAAAAGGCAATCAATGGCATGTAGACGGAATGAAAGCTAAAAAACCAAATACATGGAAAGACTTTATTGCCTGTTCTGAATATTTGATAAAAGAAAAATATACTTCTAAAGAAAAACTTATTGGAAATGGAGTAAGCATGGGAGGTGTATTGATTGGAAGAGCAATTACCGAACGCCCTGATCTTTACAAAGTGGCACTTGTAGAAGTAGGCTGCACAAACACCTTAAGAATGGAAACTACTCCTAATGGTCCAAACCAAATACCTGAAATTGGCTCTCTAAAAAATGAAGAAGATGTAAAACATATATTAGAAATGGATTCGCAAAGCAAGGTAAAGAAAGGAGTAAAATATCCTGCGGTTTTAATTCGCACCGGTATTAACGACCCTAGAGTTACCCCTTGGGAGCCTGGTAAATTTGCAGCTATTTTACAAAATTCCACCAGCTCTGATAATCCGGTTTTACTGCATGTTAATTATGCCAATGGTCATCATTCTAATGATTTGGATGTTACCTTTGGAGATGAAGCTGACATGTATGCCTTTGCATTGTGGCAGGTTGGAAATACAAAATTTCAAATTAAACCATAACTTTTAAATTTTTGCTTTTTTATAAGATTCTATAAATGCTTGCGAAGACGTGCTGTAGTGCGTCTTCGCAAAATAATAAATAAAAAAATTAAACTTTTTTTCATCTGCGTCCCAACCTTTTTATCTTTTTAGCACTCTTTATAATTAAAGACCAAAATTGTGATAAACGAAACTCTAATTTCTAACTGCAAAAAAATGAACCGTGATGCCCAGCGTCAGGTTTATGAGCACATGGCTCCAAAATTGTATCGCGTCTGCAAACGATACCTAAAGAAAGAAGAAGAAATCGAAGAGGCGCTTGCCGATGCTTTCTATACCATATTTACAAAATTAGATCAGCTTAAGGAAGAAAAAGCCTTTGAAGCTTGGGCCAGAAAAATTGCCGTTAATTATTGTTTGGCATCAATCAAGAAAAACACAAACTTCAATATGTATCTTGATGATGTTAAGGTTCTTTCGCAGCCTTTTACAGAAGAAATGAACGCATTAGAAGAAGAAGATTTACTCAATTTATTAAACCATATTCCAGACGGCTGTAAAACTGTTTTTAACCTTTTTGTTATTGAAGGTTACGGACATAAAGAAATTGCAGCTATGCTTAACATTTCTGAAGGCACTTCAAAATCACAATTGAATGCCTCAAAAACCAAGCTGAAGGAATTAGTAAATAAATTGTATTATCAAAAAGCAAAATAGTCATGGACAATCAAGATAAAATATTCAACAGATTTAAGGAAGCTGCAGATAGTGCAGAAACCAAAGATTTTCCGGGAATGGAAAAAGTCTGGTCGCGCGTTGAAGAAAAACTCGACAGAAAAGAAGACAGAAAAACCATTTCACTTTGGAAAAAAATTGCGGTTGCGGCTTCTCTTTTATTAGTAATCTCTTTAGGATACCAATTTTTAAAAACCGATAAAAAAGCCGTTATCGAAACGCCAAAAGTTGTAGTTAACGAAGATGATAAACCAACAACAGAAGACCCGTCTTTTGAAGAAAACAAAGCAGTAGTTTCTTCAGATTCGCAATTGGTTCCAAAAGAAGAAGCCGTTAAAATTCTGGACAAACAAATTAAACAGCAAGAAAAAGTAGCGGTTCAGGAAGTACAAGCAGCACCAAATGCAGTTTTAACTCCACCTGTTGTAACTGAAAGAGCAAATTATGATGCTATAATGGCAGTACCTTCTCCAGTTCGCGCAGAAGAAGAAGCGAAAGACGAAGAAATTATGCTTTCAAAATCTAAAGTGCAGACAGAACCTGGTTTTGGTTATGCTAAAAAAGCATCAAAAGAATCTTTTAGTTCTTCTGCCGAAAAAGCAGCACAATCTCCTAGAAAAAGTGCTCCATTAGTTGTACTGAACGGCAATGCAATTTCTCACACCGATGATGTAAAAAGAGACAGAATGATGCAGAGAGAGCTTCCTAATCTGGAACCTTCAAATGTTGAGTCTCTTGTTATATTAGATGATCCGCTTTATATTATTGACGGAATATATTATTCAGAAAATGATTTATTCGGAAAAAATCCAACAAGTCCATATGCTCCACTAAACGAGCAGGAAATTAAAACCATAACAATTCTACAGGATCTGGAAGCCACAGAAAAATATGGCGAAAAAGGAAAAAAAGGAGTTGTCATTATTACTACAAAAACAGGAAAACCGGCTCAGAAAAAATAGCCGAAAACAGTAAATCTTTGTCAAAGTTTTGAGCTTTGGTAAAGAAAAAAATCCGAACATTAATTTAAAACTTACTATCATGAAAAGTCTAAAACTTATTTCATCAGCCATTGCTATGCTTATATGTTTCGTAACAATGGCGCAGCAAAGAACCATTACAGGAACTGTTACAGATGAAAATTCAATTGCGCTTCCTGGAGTTAATGTCTACATGCAAAAAACAAAAACTGCTGCCACAACCGATTTTGACGGCAAATACAGCATTCAGGTTCAAAAAGGAGATATTCTTGTTTTTAGTTATGTTGGAATGAACACGCAAACCGTTACGGTACAAGATTCTAATATCATCAATATTACACTAAAAGAAAGTGGGAATCAGCTGCAAGAAGTTGTTACAGTGGGTTATGGGACTTCAAAATCCAGAAAGAAAATGGTAAAAGAATCCCGAATGATGGCACAAGGAAAAGTCTCAAGTTTACAAATCTCATCAAACAACCAATATACTCCGGCTCCAAATGTTTCTATGCCTGCTTCTGAATCTGCTGCGCCTAAAAACGAACCAATGTATATCGTAGATGGAGTTCCTATAAAAGCAGATCAAATGGCTAAAATTAATCCGAATGATATTGACGATGTAAAAGTTTTAAAAGATGAATCGGCTGCCTCAATTTACGGAAGCAAAGCTGCAAATGGTGCCGTTATTATTGCAACAAAAAAAGGACTTTACAAAAATCTTTCGGAGCAGGAATTAGATAAAAAACTAAATATTATCAGACCAAATCCAACTCTGCCAACTCAGGAAGATTATGATACTTTTGTAGAAAATGCTTTCGAAAGCCCGAAAACGGCACCGCTTTCTACTTTTTCTATTGATGTAGATAATGCTTCATATACTAACATCAGACGTTTTTTAAACAGCGGACAAGAAGTTCCAAAAGATGCTGTGCGTGTAGAAGAAATGGTAAACTTTTTTAAATACAATTATCCGCAGCCAAAAAATGAACATCCGTTTTCTATTAATACAGAATACAGCGATTCGCCTTGGAACTCACAAAATAAGATTCTAAAAATTGGTTTACAGGGAAAAAACATTGCAACAAACGATCTTCCTTCATCAAATCTTGTTTTTTTAATCGATGTTTCGGGTTCAATGGAAGACATGAACAAACTGCCTCTGCTAAAACAATCCATGAAAATATTGGTAAATGAATTACGCCCAACCGACAAAGTATCTATCGTAGTATATGCAGGTGCAGCAGGAATGGTTCTGCCTCCAACATCTGGAAATGAGAAAAAAACAATAATTAAGGCTCTAGATCAATTAGAAGCCGGAGGAAGTACTGCCGGAGGTGCAGGAATTGAACTAGCTTATAAAATTGCCACAGAAAATTTCATTAAAGGCGGTAATAATCGTGTAATTCTGGCAACCGACGGAGACTTTAACGTAGGAAGTTCGTCTAATTCTGATATGGAAAAACTAATCGAGGAAAAAAGAAAAACTGGTGTTTTCTTAACTTGTTTAGGCTACGGAATGGGAAATTACAAAGACAGCAAAATGGAAATCCTGGCTGATAAAGGAAACGGAAATTATGCTTATATCGATAACATTCAGGAAGCCAATCGTTTTTTAGGAAAAGAATTTAAAGGTTCTATGTTTGCAATTGCAAAAGATGTAAAAATCCAGATTGAATTTAATCCGAAACAAGTTCAGGCGTATCGATTGATTGGTTATGAAAACAGAAAACTTCGTCCGGAAGATTTTAAAAATGATGCTATTGATGCCGGAGAATTAGGAAGTAATCATACTGTTACGGCTTTGTATGAAATTATTCCGGCTGGTGTAAAAAGCGATTTTTTAAATGTACAGCCAGATGATTTAAAATACACTAAAACCGAAACCAATTCTGCCAATTACAGCAATGAACTTGCGACAATAAAATTCCGTTATAAAAAACCTGACGGAGACAAAAGCATCGAAATGGTTCAGGTAATCAATACTAAATCGGTTAGTTTAGACCAAGCAAGTGATGACTTTAAATTCAGCACAGCCGTGGCCTGGTTCGGGTTAAAATTAAGAGATTCAAAATTAATTACTGATAAATCTTCAGAGAGTATTGCTGAATTGGCACAACAAGGAATGTCATTTGACAAAGGCGGTTACAAAGCCGAATTTATTCGTCTTGTCGAAACTTCTGAGCAATACAATTAATAAATATTTTATTACATTTGCGCTTTATTCGAAACACTAATTTTTTACAAACGTATGAACCCAATTTTAAGCCAAAATCTATTTTTAGTTAAAGAACACATCGGAATGTTTAAAGCCGCAAACAACTATGATATTTATGATCCAGAAACGAATCAAATTATAATGAACTGCCGAGAAAACAATCTTGGTTTCTTTACTAAAATATTTCGTTTTACAGATTATAAAAGAGCAACGCCTTTTGACATTGAAATTACAACGGCTTCTGGCGAGAAATTAATTTCTGTAAAAAGAGGAGTTGCCATTTTTCGCTCAACAGTTAAAGTTTTTGACGAGAAAGACAGATTACTT includes:
- a CDS encoding prolyl oligopeptidase family serine peptidase — encoded protein: MIKKTAFALLVFITSQASQAQYKYPATPERPVVEDYFGTKITDSYRWLEDMNNPEVQKWFKDESDYTNSIVKTISGRDALFNRMKEIQALSGDQYGTIRQVGDIYYYTKNKKKENIYKLYFRKNRNGAEILLLDPSTITKGATITSFNISPDNKKLAVTISEDGAEVCDLKIMDLESKKFLSDKLTPVWSEFPFEFTPDSKAITYTQMVTRNNTSDDFLKNMKSLIHVIGTDPKTDKILASKENNPELEILAAQFPSVKLPDDYSYVILDIGSTKNEEFSFYAPFSELGKSKINWKPLIKYEDEITDSQIIGDKIFFLTHKNTPNYKLAYTSLKNPDFNNPTILVPESNKIVRRLRKSKNFIYYNLSDGINQEIFQLNAKTLEIKKIPIPAGSNAGYPLSPRYNDDLMLFNNGWVTPSTDYDYNGLTGKLEKSKELTSNGTFPDFSKDYVVKEIEVPSHDGVMVPLSIIYPKNIKMDGSTSCFITGYGAYGISQYPYFVGPSLMTLLEQHTIVAFTHIRGGGEKGNQWHVDGMKAKKPNTWKDFIACSEYLIKEKYTSKEKLIGNGVSMGGVLIGRAITERPDLYKVALVEVGCTNTLRMETTPNGPNQIPEIGSLKNEEDVKHILEMDSQSKVKKGVKYPAVLIRTGINDPRVTPWEPGKFAAILQNSTSSDNPVLLHVNYANGHHSNDLDVTFGDEADMYAFALWQVGNTKFQIKP
- a CDS encoding LURP-one-related/scramblase family protein encodes the protein MNPILSQNLFLVKEHIGMFKAANNYDIYDPETNQIIMNCRENNLGFFTKIFRFTDYKRATPFDIEITTASGEKLISVKRGVAIFRSTVKVFDEKDRLLGTFKQKFFSIGGKFDILDKNERPAATLQGKWTGWDFKFSHENKQLAQVSKKWAGLGKEFFTSADNYVLKIEETVPSDSPLRQLILAAVMCIDMVLKE
- a CDS encoding RNA polymerase sigma factor; the protein is MNRDAQRQVYEHMAPKLYRVCKRYLKKEEEIEEALADAFYTIFTKLDQLKEEKAFEAWARKIAVNYCLASIKKNTNFNMYLDDVKVLSQPFTEEMNALEEEDLLNLLNHIPDGCKTVFNLFVIEGYGHKEIAAMLNISEGTSKSQLNASKTKLKELVNKLYYQKAK
- a CDS encoding DUF6929 family protein; translation: MEKFTLEILFQIIGIGSASGLFYNNDALYIIGDNSGFLYEYNMQNQQLNQHALIDNPTQNIPKNLKPDFESLTHHNDTLYVFGSGSTENRNKMIEFDIKNKNVLQKNNLVDLYAVMQNFGSIKPEDFNLEGAVFDGENWYLFNRGNGVSNKNTIFTIHAKSLGDEFALVATNYKLPKIKGIRSSFTDAVLVEDKIYFLSTVENTKSTYDDGEILGSFIGRIDLKTMKIDFTQKITSTNKFEGLTFYKKENNKIEFLLCEDNDTELLETKIFKLTLPIK
- a CDS encoding vWA domain-containing protein, with protein sequence MKSLKLISSAIAMLICFVTMAQQRTITGTVTDENSIALPGVNVYMQKTKTAATTDFDGKYSIQVQKGDILVFSYVGMNTQTVTVQDSNIINITLKESGNQLQEVVTVGYGTSKSRKKMVKESRMMAQGKVSSLQISSNNQYTPAPNVSMPASESAAPKNEPMYIVDGVPIKADQMAKINPNDIDDVKVLKDESAASIYGSKAANGAVIIATKKGLYKNLSEQELDKKLNIIRPNPTLPTQEDYDTFVENAFESPKTAPLSTFSIDVDNASYTNIRRFLNSGQEVPKDAVRVEEMVNFFKYNYPQPKNEHPFSINTEYSDSPWNSQNKILKIGLQGKNIATNDLPSSNLVFLIDVSGSMEDMNKLPLLKQSMKILVNELRPTDKVSIVVYAGAAGMVLPPTSGNEKKTIIKALDQLEAGGSTAGGAGIELAYKIATENFIKGGNNRVILATDGDFNVGSSSNSDMEKLIEEKRKTGVFLTCLGYGMGNYKDSKMEILADKGNGNYAYIDNIQEANRFLGKEFKGSMFAIAKDVKIQIEFNPKQVQAYRLIGYENRKLRPEDFKNDAIDAGELGSNHTVTALYEIIPAGVKSDFLNVQPDDLKYTKTETNSANYSNELATIKFRYKKPDGDKSIEMVQVINTKSVSLDQASDDFKFSTAVAWFGLKLRDSKLITDKSSESIAELAQQGMSFDKGGYKAEFIRLVETSEQYN